Proteins co-encoded in one Kribbella qitaiheensis genomic window:
- a CDS encoding family 78 glycoside hydrolase catalytic domain produces the protein MSFRSRLTCLLAAALLLAPLVPATAAPPRLACPQVSNLKTNSLTHPLGVAAAAPRLSWQLDGTRRGTTQTRYEVHVASTAAKTGKPDIWNSGVVQSDRSVDIAYGGPALTPYKAYFWTVRVWDNAGTASEWAPVASFETGALQPSDWRGDWIGADSQPGPEWTDYTVDTDLTLTKDALGVFFRSRGGAAYMWQLNQMTDDRPLLRPHVRNTTGGYAVLAEIPLAVNLKQQHHLRITVAGQTITTWIDGTQVDQRQQSDQNGPGLIGFRTNGVEEGIVRNLKVTNAAGQVLVDTAFPAGDQTFPDGTVLPGGGLQLKGNTDLMLPGKAIPVFRKSISLPKQVRSARMYGAAQGIYELSLNGKKVGNSELAPGWTDYAHRIQTQAYDVTALLKSGANTLGAEVANGWFAGNVAMFGPNKYGSRTAFSAQLRVTYTDGTTRVFATDSSWQTAPGAVQAADLLNGESYDARRTPSSWSPVQLRPSATDKLIPQTDQPVRVTQELKAKAIASPTPGVYLYDLGQNMVGVSRLTLTGTPGQAVKIRYGEVLNPDGTLYTDNLRSAKATDRYTFATSGPETYRPRFTFHGFRYIELSGLATAPPESAVVGVVMGTDGAQTSTFNTNSALVNKLHSNIVWGQRGNFLSIPTDTPARDERMGWTGDINVFARTAVYNLDSQAFLTKWLQDLRDSQNAAGAYASVAPTVPNSFDGGLGNAGWADAGVNVPWTLWQAYGDTSVIRQHYDSMRRYVDYLAASSTGFIRGGGDYGDWLNLDDPTPGDLIGTSFVAKGARQLSQMAAVIGNTADAAKYQKLYDDVRNAFVDRFVAADGKVGSDSQTGYILAFTNDLIPADRTAAAGQYFANAILRRDTHLSTGFLGVDGLLPVLTKIGRSDLAYQLLQNTSYPSWGYEIGKGATTVWERWNSINPDGTFNDVGMNSFNHYAYGAVGEWMYRTLGGVSAAEPGYHKSLIAPVPGNGITTSDFGLQTPYGRVASKWKQDADEGLTLEVTVPGNTTATVRIPTLNPNLITESGRPLGQADHVSGVVDEGATVAMTVASGTYKFVVSPPPIGLSSAAATPASGEPGTTTTVAAVVKNRSTAPITGRLEVGTPAGWAAPAPSESVTLAAGAERIISVPVVTPLAGNAAPVDLTARFVDPRGEVASARVPFTVTQSLTPANAIDYVDLGEATSESAHALTAAPSSATSVEAGPEQTVRRDECARGMVRVHRRHPGRTAVRPPAGRDLRPCPGEGLRDPGQRHGRPPPGDQQVRRWAGDVPVRGRRPRAADRIDSARTDPAQRDRVGLRPLPRRRLVPPPDLTPPPSSKLVASEQPWVRPLGCSDASVRSGSGTRGSRG, from the coding sequence ATGTCTTTCCGCTCCCGTCTGACCTGCCTGTTGGCAGCAGCTCTCCTGCTCGCACCCTTGGTGCCTGCCACCGCCGCTCCACCCCGGTTGGCCTGTCCGCAGGTGTCGAACCTGAAGACGAACAGCCTCACCCATCCGCTCGGAGTCGCCGCCGCGGCACCGCGACTCAGCTGGCAACTCGACGGCACCCGCCGCGGCACGACCCAGACCCGGTACGAGGTCCACGTCGCGTCCACCGCGGCGAAGACCGGTAAGCCCGATATCTGGAACAGCGGCGTCGTCCAGTCGGACCGCTCGGTCGACATCGCATACGGCGGACCTGCGCTCACGCCGTACAAGGCCTACTTCTGGACCGTCCGGGTCTGGGACAACGCCGGTACTGCGTCCGAGTGGGCGCCCGTTGCAAGCTTCGAGACCGGCGCGCTGCAGCCGTCGGACTGGCGTGGCGACTGGATCGGCGCGGACAGTCAGCCCGGTCCGGAGTGGACCGACTACACCGTCGACACCGACCTGACGCTGACGAAGGACGCCCTTGGGGTCTTCTTCCGATCGCGCGGCGGCGCGGCGTACATGTGGCAGCTCAATCAGATGACCGATGATCGTCCACTGCTGAGGCCGCACGTCCGGAACACCACCGGCGGGTACGCCGTACTGGCCGAGATCCCGCTGGCCGTCAACCTCAAGCAGCAGCACCACCTGCGGATCACCGTGGCCGGGCAGACCATCACCACCTGGATCGACGGCACCCAGGTCGATCAGCGGCAGCAGTCCGACCAGAACGGTCCCGGCCTGATCGGGTTCCGGACCAATGGCGTCGAGGAAGGCATCGTCCGCAACCTCAAGGTCACCAACGCGGCCGGTCAGGTCCTGGTCGACACCGCGTTCCCGGCCGGCGACCAGACCTTCCCTGACGGAACGGTCCTTCCTGGCGGTGGGCTGCAGCTCAAGGGAAACACCGATCTGATGCTGCCCGGTAAGGCGATCCCGGTCTTCCGCAAGAGCATCTCGTTGCCGAAGCAGGTCCGCAGCGCCCGGATGTACGGCGCGGCGCAGGGGATCTACGAGCTGAGCCTGAACGGCAAGAAGGTCGGCAACTCCGAACTCGCTCCTGGCTGGACGGACTACGCGCATCGGATCCAGACCCAGGCGTACGACGTGACCGCGCTGCTCAAGTCGGGTGCGAACACGCTCGGCGCAGAGGTCGCGAACGGCTGGTTCGCGGGCAATGTGGCGATGTTCGGGCCGAACAAGTACGGCAGCCGGACCGCGTTCAGCGCGCAGCTCCGGGTGACCTACACCGACGGCACCACGAGGGTGTTCGCCACCGACTCCAGTTGGCAGACCGCGCCTGGCGCAGTACAGGCGGCTGATCTCCTCAATGGTGAGAGCTACGACGCACGCCGTACGCCGTCGTCCTGGTCGCCCGTGCAACTGCGCCCGAGCGCGACCGACAAGCTGATTCCGCAGACCGATCAGCCGGTGCGAGTGACCCAGGAACTGAAGGCCAAGGCGATCGCGTCACCGACGCCTGGTGTCTACCTCTACGATCTCGGCCAGAACATGGTCGGTGTCTCCCGGCTCACCCTGACCGGTACGCCTGGCCAAGCGGTCAAGATCCGGTACGGCGAGGTGCTGAACCCCGACGGCACCCTCTACACCGACAACCTCCGCTCGGCGAAGGCCACTGACCGCTACACGTTCGCGACGAGCGGACCCGAGACCTATCGGCCGCGTTTCACCTTCCACGGCTTCCGCTACATCGAGCTGAGCGGTCTCGCCACCGCACCGCCCGAGTCGGCGGTAGTAGGAGTGGTGATGGGCACGGACGGCGCCCAGACCAGCACCTTCAACACCAACTCGGCGCTGGTGAACAAACTGCACAGCAACATCGTCTGGGGGCAGCGCGGCAACTTCCTCTCGATCCCGACCGACACCCCGGCGCGGGACGAGCGGATGGGCTGGACCGGCGACATCAACGTGTTCGCGCGGACGGCCGTCTACAACCTGGACTCGCAGGCGTTCCTGACCAAATGGTTGCAGGATCTCCGCGACTCCCAGAACGCGGCCGGCGCCTATGCGAGCGTCGCACCGACCGTGCCGAACTCGTTCGACGGCGGTCTCGGCAACGCCGGCTGGGCCGACGCCGGGGTGAACGTGCCCTGGACGCTGTGGCAGGCGTACGGCGACACCTCGGTGATCCGCCAGCACTACGACTCGATGCGCCGCTACGTCGACTACCTCGCCGCCAGCTCGACCGGATTCATCCGTGGTGGCGGCGACTACGGCGACTGGCTCAACCTCGACGACCCGACACCCGGCGACCTGATCGGTACGTCGTTCGTCGCCAAGGGGGCCCGCCAGCTCAGCCAGATGGCGGCCGTGATCGGCAACACGGCCGACGCCGCGAAGTACCAGAAGCTGTACGACGATGTCCGGAACGCCTTCGTGGACAGGTTCGTCGCGGCCGACGGCAAGGTCGGTTCGGACAGCCAGACCGGCTACATCCTTGCCTTCACCAACGACCTGATCCCGGCCGATCGAACCGCGGCAGCCGGCCAGTACTTCGCGAACGCCATCCTGCGGCGCGACACCCACCTGTCGACCGGCTTCCTCGGGGTCGACGGACTGCTCCCGGTACTGACCAAGATCGGTCGCTCCGACCTGGCCTACCAGTTGCTGCAGAACACGTCCTACCCGTCGTGGGGCTACGAGATCGGCAAGGGCGCCACCACGGTCTGGGAGCGCTGGAACTCGATCAACCCCGACGGCACCTTCAACGATGTCGGGATGAACTCCTTCAACCACTACGCCTACGGCGCGGTCGGTGAGTGGATGTACCGGACGCTCGGCGGTGTCTCCGCGGCCGAACCGGGCTATCACAAGTCGCTGATCGCACCGGTGCCCGGCAACGGGATCACGACTTCCGACTTCGGTCTGCAGACGCCGTACGGGCGGGTGGCCAGCAAGTGGAAGCAGGACGCGGACGAGGGGCTCACGCTCGAGGTGACCGTGCCGGGCAACACCACCGCCACCGTGCGGATCCCGACGCTGAACCCCAACCTGATCACCGAGAGCGGACGTCCGCTCGGGCAGGCCGACCACGTCAGCGGGGTCGTCGACGAAGGTGCCACGGTCGCCATGACCGTTGCCTCCGGCACCTACAAGTTCGTGGTCTCGCCGCCGCCGATCGGACTCAGCTCGGCCGCGGCGACACCCGCCTCGGGTGAGCCCGGGACCACGACGACGGTGGCGGCCGTGGTCAAGAACCGCTCGACAGCTCCGATCACCGGTCGGCTCGAGGTCGGTACTCCGGCCGGCTGGGCGGCCCCGGCGCCCTCGGAATCGGTCACCCTGGCCGCGGGCGCGGAGCGGATCATCAGCGTGCCGGTCGTCACCCCGCTCGCCGGGAACGCGGCGCCGGTGGACCTGACCGCCAGGTTCGTCGATCCACGCGGTGAGGTGGCCTCGGCGCGGGTGCCGTTCACCGTGACCCAGTCGCTGACCCCGGCGAACGCGATCGACTACGTGGATCTCGGCGAAGCCACCTCGGAGTCGGCGCACGCGCTGACGGCCGCGCCCTCGTCGGCCACCAGCGTCGAGGCGGGGCCGGAGCAGACGGTACGCCGGGATGAATGTGCCCGGGGCATGGTTCGAGTTCACCGTCGGCATCCAGGCCGGACAGCCGTTCGCCCTCCGGCTGGTCGAGACCTACGACCATGCCCAGGTGAAGGACTACGAGATCCTGGTCAACGGCACGGTCGTCCACCAC